One window of the Rhodococcus sovatensis genome contains the following:
- a CDS encoding ABC transporter substrate-binding protein — translation MNRTLLGVGALVTSALVLTACGGLGSTTTTETTSASQPVPELTDDQQVSIVFESYNYGLAGAWTDTFNTLISEFETQHPNITVTAQKPQGNSPNPATDTVSSIQNQTVAGAPPDVAQLGFSDLDFTINQLGARSLDGLFGKDEVQKNFDGTKHAYAPTARTLADWDGTTYGIPFVFSTPVFYYNATLFEQAGLDPADPPSTWDEVAGAAKTIADRTGKGGVYLDCLTKSAKDWCFQSLVRSNGGRVISEDRTSLEFADEAAVEATTMAQKLVADGATPVLSQQQGYEAFARGDMGMILETSAIQGTFTKGAKDKWDLRATTMPSFGDQPVVPTNSGASLFTFASDPAKQRASWELMKFLTSEQSYTTISQGIGYLPLRTGLIDDPEGLADWASKSPLIGPNLEQLESMEPWVSMPGNNYLQIRDGMMDAVESIVYQGADPGPTLQAARDQGTALLPAQ, via the coding sequence ATGAACAGAACCCTCCTCGGCGTGGGTGCGCTCGTGACGAGCGCGCTCGTGCTGACTGCGTGTGGCGGCCTCGGCAGCACCACGACGACAGAAACCACATCCGCCTCCCAACCGGTGCCCGAACTGACCGACGACCAACAAGTCTCGATCGTCTTCGAGAGCTACAACTACGGTCTGGCAGGTGCGTGGACCGACACGTTCAACACCCTGATCAGCGAATTCGAAACGCAACATCCGAACATCACCGTCACAGCACAGAAGCCGCAGGGAAACAGCCCCAATCCCGCAACGGACACTGTCTCGAGCATTCAGAACCAGACCGTCGCGGGCGCACCCCCGGACGTGGCACAGCTCGGGTTCAGCGACCTGGACTTCACCATCAACCAGCTGGGAGCCCGATCCCTCGATGGCCTCTTCGGTAAGGACGAGGTTCAGAAGAACTTCGACGGAACGAAGCACGCGTACGCGCCCACCGCACGCACTCTCGCAGACTGGGACGGAACCACGTACGGCATCCCATTCGTGTTCTCCACACCTGTCTTCTACTACAACGCAACACTCTTCGAGCAAGCCGGCCTCGATCCTGCCGATCCGCCGTCGACCTGGGACGAAGTTGCCGGCGCGGCGAAGACAATTGCCGACCGGACCGGCAAGGGCGGGGTGTACCTCGACTGCCTCACCAAGTCAGCGAAAGACTGGTGCTTCCAGAGCCTGGTCCGATCGAACGGTGGACGCGTCATCTCCGAGGATCGGACATCCCTCGAGTTCGCCGACGAGGCGGCCGTCGAAGCTACGACGATGGCGCAGAAACTGGTCGCCGACGGAGCGACACCGGTATTGAGCCAGCAGCAGGGTTACGAGGCTTTCGCTCGCGGTGACATGGGAATGATTCTCGAAACCAGCGCCATCCAAGGGACATTCACCAAGGGCGCCAAGGACAAATGGGATCTGCGTGCGACCACGATGCCGTCTTTCGGTGACCAGCCCGTCGTTCCCACCAACTCGGGAGCATCGCTGTTCACATTCGCCTCCGACCCCGCGAAGCAGCGGGCCTCATGGGAACTCATGAAGTTCTTGACCAGCGAGCAGTCCTACACCACGATTTCGCAGGGCATCGGCTACCTCCCATTGCGCACCGGGCTCATCGACGATCCCGAGGGACTGGCGGACTGGGCATCGAAGAGCCCGCTGATCGGACCCAACTTGGAGCAGCTGGAGTCGATGGAGCCTTGGGTATCCATGCCCGGCAACAACTACCTGCAGATTCGCGACGGAATGATGGACGCCGTCGAGTCGATCGTCTACCAGGGTGCGGATCCGGGTCCGACGCTGCAGGCCGCCCGCGATCAGGGCACCGCTCTTCTTCCCGCTCAGTAG
- a CDS encoding ABC transporter ATP-binding protein, translating to MSRIQLESVSKKFGTTHAIHDVSLDIADGEFMVLLGPSGCGKSTLLRMVAGLAQPTSGRILLDHNDITSAPPRQRDLAMVFQSYALYPHLTVAKNIGFPLRTRGQSRQSIAESVANVASILDLTPLLGRRPAELSGGQRQRVALARAMVREPGAFLMDEPLSNLDAQLRSATRTELIELHNRIGTTFLYVTHDQVEAMTMASRIALMNDGRVEQVGTPTELYDTPRSTFVAGFLGAPPMNLLAADVVNRDRELYAEAPDLFVPLGISANGGAARSVTIGVRPERIVLRHDGVGTPATVATVENLGSEELVHVRVGPNTLCARVPRPAGVRPGDTLHLGLDKSDLHLFDRDTGRRLVWQPEDAVADTAETVADTDATARETGIPVFTS from the coding sequence TTGAGCCGAATTCAACTCGAATCGGTGTCGAAGAAATTCGGTACCACCCATGCGATCCACGACGTGAGTCTCGATATCGCGGACGGCGAATTCATGGTCCTGCTGGGTCCGAGTGGATGCGGCAAGTCGACCCTCCTCCGCATGGTGGCAGGCCTGGCCCAGCCGACATCGGGCCGGATCCTGCTCGACCACAACGACATCACCTCGGCACCCCCACGTCAACGAGATCTTGCGATGGTCTTCCAAAGCTATGCGCTGTACCCTCATCTGACTGTCGCGAAGAACATCGGATTTCCGCTGAGAACCCGTGGGCAATCGCGCCAATCGATCGCTGAGAGCGTCGCGAACGTGGCGTCGATTCTCGACCTAACCCCACTATTGGGGCGGCGTCCAGCGGAACTGTCCGGCGGGCAACGTCAGCGAGTTGCATTGGCACGAGCGATGGTTCGCGAACCAGGTGCATTCCTGATGGACGAACCCCTGTCCAATCTGGACGCACAACTGCGGAGCGCGACTCGTACCGAGCTCATCGAACTGCACAACCGAATCGGCACCACCTTCCTGTATGTCACCCACGACCAGGTCGAAGCCATGACGATGGCTTCGCGGATCGCGTTGATGAACGACGGGCGCGTGGAGCAGGTGGGCACTCCCACCGAGCTCTACGACACTCCTCGGTCCACCTTCGTGGCGGGCTTTCTCGGTGCGCCGCCGATGAACCTCCTGGCGGCCGACGTAGTGAACCGAGACCGCGAGTTGTATGCGGAGGCACCCGATCTTTTTGTGCCGCTAGGTATCTCGGCCAACGGTGGCGCCGCTCGCAGCGTGACCATCGGCGTTCGCCCGGAACGGATTGTTCTACGCCACGACGGTGTCGGTACTCCGGCCACGGTTGCCACGGTGGAAAACCTCGGGAGCGAAGAACTCGTTCATGTGCGAGTGGGGCCCAATACCCTCTGCGCGAGAGTGCCCCGGCCGGCCGGGGTGCGACCCGGCGATACCCTCCACCTCGGCCTGGACAAGTCCGACCTTCATCTGTTCGACCGCGACACCGGGCGTCGACTGGTCTGGCAGCCCGAGGACGCGGTTGCCGACACCGCGGAAACGGTTGCCGATACCGATGCCACCGCTCGAGAGACGGGCATCCCAGTCTTCACTTCCTAG
- a CDS encoding beta-ketoacyl synthase — protein MNDGSTRDHEGVLAFDGEAFDPVGYTSAPAISAPEAFVPKSSVPIVRHPNPLREIRAAVTEAHRAHLDAYMRVQHAILRTAHTAPAPLRALTVAPVTMAAEGAFKPLARTDRRTLDRAALESLSRGDIDAVFGAAYEQAEANPQVRIAATAPLGLTAITDIDLRGGALGRGRLRARFDGDATRAAVQAVETFAVYAGLHLCLADASLTATPPTPLETGSTELDVVVTQIDLVPRPHVIAEVIAGDGRSVSVTVTVTEVPGSAIGPGAGGTLDHWTGRIGHGGERVLLNEFHMAHLARGDQGTALGPEFAHYTGHRATRLPTGGLLLVDRVSRFDGTRGVLDRSASYDSEYDSPADSWYYADSANYSVPHFVYMETSLQAALLMGLYVGPTLTAPDQTLSLRNLGGTATVIRQVDLRDKTITQSSRLLSTTMLPGSSLQTFDYTLSVDGEAFYRGETMFGYFSDEALGNQTGLDAGRNKPTWRETNVPSSVRTIDIAARRNTSGARLCSQGTLALLDHVDVVDGGGDHGKGYLHAVRRIDPDDWFFARHFYLDPVIPGSLGVETAIQAVQEWMLDSGFASGMTDPQFLIPADIDFTWKYRGQFLPTDRQCELEVHVKAVERRNDSVIVTVDASLWKPGLRIYELIDLAVELSDIAIRNGALG, from the coding sequence ATGAACGACGGCTCAACACGAGACCACGAGGGCGTGCTTGCCTTCGACGGCGAGGCATTCGACCCGGTCGGCTACACATCCGCCCCCGCGATATCCGCACCGGAGGCGTTCGTTCCGAAGTCTTCGGTACCGATTGTCCGGCACCCGAACCCGTTGCGCGAGATCAGGGCTGCGGTCACGGAGGCGCACCGTGCGCACCTCGATGCCTACATGCGCGTCCAGCACGCGATTCTCCGGACCGCTCATACCGCGCCCGCACCGCTGCGAGCGCTCACCGTCGCGCCCGTCACAATGGCGGCCGAAGGCGCCTTCAAACCACTTGCCCGTACCGACCGCCGGACACTCGACCGTGCCGCGCTGGAGTCGTTGTCGCGCGGCGACATCGATGCCGTGTTCGGAGCGGCCTACGAGCAAGCCGAAGCCAATCCCCAGGTCCGCATCGCTGCGACGGCCCCGCTGGGGCTGACCGCAATCACCGACATCGATCTGCGTGGTGGTGCGCTCGGTCGCGGTCGACTGCGCGCCCGATTCGACGGTGATGCCACGAGGGCGGCCGTGCAGGCAGTGGAGACCTTTGCGGTGTACGCCGGCCTGCACCTGTGCCTGGCGGATGCATCGTTGACCGCCACGCCACCGACTCCGCTCGAGACCGGTTCGACCGAACTCGACGTCGTCGTCACTCAGATAGACCTCGTTCCCCGACCGCACGTCATCGCGGAAGTGATCGCGGGCGACGGTCGAAGCGTCAGTGTCACGGTGACCGTCACCGAAGTTCCGGGTTCTGCGATCGGGCCCGGCGCCGGCGGCACGCTCGATCACTGGACCGGCAGGATCGGCCATGGCGGGGAGCGGGTGTTGCTCAACGAGTTCCACATGGCGCATCTCGCACGCGGGGACCAGGGGACAGCACTCGGACCTGAATTCGCGCACTACACCGGGCACCGAGCGACACGGCTGCCGACCGGTGGTTTGCTGTTGGTCGACCGCGTCAGTCGATTCGACGGCACGCGTGGGGTCCTCGACCGCTCGGCGTCGTACGACAGCGAATACGATTCGCCCGCAGACTCGTGGTACTACGCCGACAGCGCCAATTACTCGGTGCCGCACTTCGTGTACATGGAGACGTCACTGCAAGCGGCGCTGTTGATGGGTCTGTACGTCGGCCCCACGCTCACCGCCCCCGATCAGACTCTCAGTCTGCGTAACCTCGGCGGTACGGCAACTGTGATTCGTCAAGTGGACCTGCGCGACAAGACCATTACGCAGTCGTCGCGCTTGCTGTCGACGACCATGTTGCCAGGTTCGTCGCTCCAGACATTCGACTACACCCTCTCGGTCGACGGGGAGGCGTTCTACCGCGGCGAGACGATGTTCGGCTATTTCAGCGACGAGGCACTGGGTAACCAGACCGGACTGGACGCTGGACGAAACAAGCCGACATGGCGAGAAACGAACGTGCCGAGCAGTGTTCGCACGATCGACATCGCCGCGCGACGGAACACTTCGGGTGCGCGCCTGTGCTCGCAGGGTACGTTGGCGCTGCTCGATCACGTCGACGTCGTCGACGGTGGCGGTGATCACGGCAAGGGATACCTGCACGCAGTGCGTCGAATCGATCCGGATGATTGGTTCTTCGCGCGACACTTCTACCTCGACCCCGTCATCCCCGGATCGCTCGGTGTGGAGACGGCGATCCAGGCCGTTCAGGAGTGGATGCTCGACTCCGGGTTCGCTTCGGGCATGACAGATCCGCAGTTCCTGATCCCCGCCGACATCGACTTCACGTGGAAATACCGCGGCCAGTTCCTGCCCACGGATCGGCAATGCGAACTCGAGGTGCACGTCAAGGCTGTCGAGCGCAGGAACGACTCGGTGATTGTGACCGTCGACGCGTCGTTGTGGAAGCCGGGACTTCGCATCTACGAGCTCATCGACCTCGCCGTCGAGCTTTCCGACATCGCGATTCGCAACGGAGCGCTCGGATGA
- a CDS encoding carbohydrate ABC transporter permease: protein MTTEMRNTGAADSVEGSGDLLRRIRGHAILVVIAVVCAFPIYWLFATSLRRPDDVGSLSPFPWPLSIENYTDAASKVDIVGLLLNTFGVAFVSAASQLLIALLASYAFAMYTFRFQKILYLAFIGTWLVPFQVTMLPNYVLLYQMGLINTLAGVVVPTLCSALGVLMLRQHMTSFPKELVAAARMDGRSSWSILWTVVVPNLRPALAALSILLFINSWNEYFWPAVVLQRSNSVLQLGLRSFMGTEGNDWGPMMAVAGMACLPVFLLYIVLQRHIVNAFVRSGLK from the coding sequence ATGACAACTGAAATGCGCAACACAGGCGCCGCAGACAGCGTCGAGGGTAGCGGCGATCTTCTGCGCCGGATTCGCGGGCACGCCATCCTGGTCGTCATTGCGGTGGTGTGTGCGTTCCCGATCTATTGGCTGTTCGCGACATCGTTGCGTCGGCCGGACGATGTCGGGTCCCTCTCACCGTTTCCGTGGCCACTGTCGATCGAGAACTACACCGACGCCGCATCGAAAGTCGACATCGTCGGCCTCCTGTTGAATACCTTCGGTGTCGCATTCGTTTCCGCCGCGTCGCAGCTGCTGATTGCATTGCTCGCGTCGTACGCGTTCGCCATGTACACGTTCCGTTTCCAGAAGATCCTCTACCTGGCATTCATCGGGACGTGGTTGGTGCCGTTCCAGGTCACCATGCTGCCCAACTACGTTCTGCTGTACCAAATGGGTCTGATCAACACGCTCGCCGGAGTCGTGGTGCCGACGCTGTGTTCGGCTCTCGGCGTGCTGATGCTGCGTCAGCACATGACCAGCTTCCCGAAAGAACTGGTTGCCGCAGCGCGAATGGACGGCCGGTCGTCGTGGTCGATCCTGTGGACAGTCGTGGTACCCAATCTGCGCCCGGCCCTCGCGGCGTTGTCCATCCTGTTGTTCATCAACTCATGGAACGAATACTTCTGGCCAGCAGTGGTATTGCAGCGTAGCAATTCCGTCCTGCAGCTCGGATTGCGCAGTTTCATGGGCACCGAGGGCAACGACTGGGGCCCGATGATGGCGGTGGCAGGAATGGCGTGCCTACCTGTCTTCCTCCTCTACATCGTGCTGCAACGTCACATCGTCAACGCGTTCGTCCGCTCCGGCCTGAAGTAG
- a CDS encoding pyridoxal phosphate-dependent decarboxylase family protein — protein MTAPDRAASLLTTVARYSERYVRDGRADSTRVEADRDRLRADFVRPLPRRGEEPHDVVSELVSRGEPGLLHSGAPTFLGFVMGGAYPVAVATEWLTSVWDQCGALYATSPVASVVEETVARWLIDLFGLPSGVSVGVTTGCATANLTGLAAARHAVLADAGWNVDDDGLIGAPVPRILVSKGCHVTVSRAIRLLGLAGQVYPVDVDEQGRMSLLAFIDRLESTTGPLIVCAQVGNVDSGSVDPLTDICRLTHERGGWVHVDAAFGMWAAAGPSVRRHVAGLAAADSWATDAHKWLNVPYDCGIALCAHPDAHRAALRTSAEYLTVATGGDRDPVDYSPDMSRRARSLVLWATLRHLGRDGVADLIDRCCRLARELASSLDDEPGITVVNDVVLNQVLVRFDAPDGDAAGHLSRIVDTVQRCGTGWASPTTWFGHPTLRLSVCNWQTDSADIDRCIAALVDAHREATSLHCSAAAPLEEFV, from the coding sequence ATGACTGCGCCGGATCGGGCGGCGAGTCTGCTGACGACCGTCGCGCGATACAGCGAGCGATATGTCCGGGACGGCCGTGCCGACAGCACTCGGGTCGAGGCGGACCGAGATCGTTTGCGTGCGGACTTCGTTCGTCCCTTGCCCAGGCGCGGCGAGGAACCGCACGACGTGGTGTCCGAGCTCGTCTCGCGCGGCGAACCGGGGCTGTTGCACTCGGGCGCGCCTACCTTCCTCGGGTTCGTCATGGGCGGTGCGTATCCCGTTGCGGTGGCGACCGAGTGGCTGACGTCGGTGTGGGACCAGTGCGGCGCGCTGTACGCGACAAGTCCCGTTGCGTCGGTCGTCGAAGAGACGGTTGCGCGGTGGTTGATCGACCTGTTCGGGCTTCCGTCGGGCGTGTCGGTCGGTGTCACCACCGGCTGTGCGACGGCGAACCTGACGGGGCTCGCCGCTGCCCGTCACGCGGTGCTCGCGGACGCGGGCTGGAACGTCGACGACGACGGCCTGATCGGCGCTCCGGTGCCGCGTATTCTGGTCAGCAAAGGCTGCCACGTCACGGTGTCGCGCGCGATTCGTCTGCTCGGCTTGGCAGGGCAGGTGTACCCCGTCGATGTCGACGAACAGGGCCGGATGTCGTTGCTCGCGTTCATCGATCGTCTCGAGTCGACGACGGGTCCGCTGATCGTGTGCGCTCAGGTCGGCAACGTCGACTCCGGTTCCGTCGACCCACTGACCGACATCTGCCGGCTCACGCATGAGCGTGGGGGATGGGTGCACGTCGATGCTGCATTCGGTATGTGGGCCGCCGCAGGCCCCAGCGTGCGCCGTCACGTGGCGGGACTCGCCGCCGCAGATTCGTGGGCGACCGACGCACACAAGTGGCTGAATGTTCCCTACGACTGCGGTATCGCTCTGTGTGCGCACCCAGACGCGCACCGCGCGGCGCTGCGGACCAGCGCAGAGTATCTGACTGTCGCTACGGGCGGGGACCGAGATCCCGTCGACTATTCGCCCGACATGTCCCGTCGCGCGCGCAGCCTTGTTCTGTGGGCGACCCTGCGCCACCTGGGCAGGGACGGTGTCGCTGACCTGATCGACCGATGCTGTCGACTCGCACGGGAACTCGCGTCGAGCCTCGATGACGAGCCGGGCATCACGGTCGTCAACGACGTCGTCCTCAATCAGGTGCTGGTTCGGTTCGACGCTCCGGACGGTGACGCTGCGGGCCACCTCAGCCGCATCGTCGATACCGTGCAGCGCTGCGGGACGGGGTGGGCCAGCCCCACGACGTGGTTCGGCCATCCCACGCTGCGGTTGTCGGTCTGCAACTGGCAGACCGACAGCGCGGACATCGACCGGTGCATCGCCGCACTGGTCGACGCCCACCGGGAGGCCACGTCACTGCATTGTTCCGCTGCTGCTCCCTTGGAGGAATTCGTATGA
- a CDS encoding carbohydrate ABC transporter permease, which translates to MFVSVLDRPVPTKVTAPEPTRTIRDSSIARVLRVAQPYLYLTPAIALLVVWTYRPLVQAAQLSTYSWNLLPTTPMEAVGADNYRRLLELPAVGDSIWRTVVLILALLPFSIVLPVVISFATRGVHGRARVMYQSIIFAPFLIAPVAGAAVWQWLLDPSAGIVNRILGSDRNWIQDTATAQWVIIIITGWHFLGFAVLVVSAGMAGVNSDYSEAAQMDGASRWQIDRWITLPLLSPTLVFLTLMTVLLSAQWTFPLIDTLTQGGPSQSTTNIYYLLWDYGFHSFDAGLSAAAGIVLFVGFGAVAGVLVWLSERITFHDN; encoded by the coding sequence GTGTTCGTCAGCGTTCTCGACCGCCCTGTACCGACCAAGGTGACGGCCCCGGAACCCACTCGGACCATCCGGGATTCGTCGATCGCGCGCGTGCTGCGCGTCGCACAGCCCTATCTGTATCTGACACCTGCTATCGCATTGCTCGTCGTATGGACCTATCGTCCACTCGTCCAGGCTGCTCAGTTGTCGACGTACTCGTGGAATTTGTTGCCCACGACACCCATGGAAGCGGTGGGTGCGGACAACTACCGTCGTCTGCTCGAGTTACCGGCCGTCGGCGACTCCATCTGGCGCACGGTCGTTCTGATTCTCGCCCTGCTCCCCTTCTCGATCGTTCTGCCCGTGGTGATCTCGTTCGCAACACGAGGCGTGCACGGGCGAGCACGGGTGATGTACCAGAGCATCATCTTCGCTCCGTTCCTGATCGCACCGGTCGCGGGCGCGGCGGTGTGGCAGTGGCTGCTCGATCCGAGCGCCGGGATCGTCAACCGGATCCTCGGTTCGGACCGCAACTGGATCCAGGACACCGCTACCGCGCAGTGGGTCATCATCATCATCACGGGGTGGCATTTTCTCGGGTTCGCGGTGCTGGTGGTATCCGCCGGCATGGCGGGTGTGAACAGCGACTACTCCGAGGCCGCACAGATGGATGGGGCGTCGCGGTGGCAGATCGATCGCTGGATCACACTGCCGTTGCTCTCCCCCACGCTGGTGTTCCTCACGCTCATGACTGTCCTGCTCAGTGCACAGTGGACATTCCCGCTGATCGACACCCTGACGCAGGGCGGGCCGTCGCAATCGACGACCAATATCTACTACCTGTTGTGGGACTACGGTTTCCACAGCTTCGACGCCGGACTCAGCGCGGCCGCGGGCATCGTGCTCTTCGTGGGATTCGGCGCTGTCGCAGGTGTCCTCGTCTGGCTCTCCGAACGGATTACGTTTCATGACAACTGA
- a CDS encoding metallophosphoesterase → MAGPDFTVVQLTDTHIRREGETVHGVVDTLANLHTVLDRLVNSGQRIDALVLSGDLTDDGDPEAYRRLREAVVPAADALGAAVIYAMGNHDDREAFVHELIASPSSSNGPAGPVDAVDAVFDIGGVRIVVLDSTTAGRHDGRLEPSQLSWLTDTLAEPAPGGTILVLHHPPIPSPVTSVDSLRLQHSEHLEAVLAGSDVGMVLCGHSHHTSSGSIAGIPVWVGPAMSYRVDPIPPVGRHRGVVGFGFSRIDVFGSTFVATAVEATPSATVYDESMQDILDKLAALSLQAG, encoded by the coding sequence ATGGCTGGACCTGATTTCACCGTCGTTCAGTTGACGGACACACACATTCGCAGAGAGGGCGAGACGGTGCACGGCGTCGTCGACACGCTCGCCAACCTGCACACGGTCCTCGACCGACTGGTGAACTCGGGGCAGCGCATCGACGCCCTGGTCCTGTCGGGAGATCTCACCGACGACGGTGACCCGGAGGCATACCGCCGGCTGCGGGAGGCGGTCGTTCCCGCCGCCGACGCACTGGGTGCCGCGGTGATCTATGCAATGGGCAATCACGACGACCGGGAAGCGTTCGTACACGAATTGATCGCGTCACCGTCGTCGTCCAACGGCCCCGCAGGCCCAGTCGACGCGGTCGACGCCGTCTTCGACATCGGTGGAGTCCGAATCGTCGTTCTGGACAGCACGACGGCGGGGAGACACGACGGCAGGCTCGAGCCGAGCCAGCTGTCTTGGCTGACAGACACTCTTGCCGAGCCGGCACCCGGCGGCACGATCCTGGTGCTGCACCACCCACCGATCCCGTCACCGGTCACGTCGGTCGATTCTCTTCGGCTGCAGCACTCGGAGCATCTCGAGGCCGTTCTCGCCGGGTCCGACGTGGGCATGGTCCTGTGCGGTCACTCCCACCACACAAGTTCGGGCTCGATAGCTGGGATTCCGGTGTGGGTGGGCCCTGCTATGTCGTACCGTGTCGACCCGATACCGCCTGTCGGCCGGCATCGCGGTGTCGTCGGGTTCGGCTTCTCCCGCATCGACGTGTTCGGGTCGACCTTCGTCGCCACCGCGGTCGAAGCCACGCCGTCTGCGACGGTGTACGACGAGTCGATGCAGGACATTCTCGACAAGCTCGCGGCACTCTCACTCCAGGCTGGGTGA
- a CDS encoding PfaD family polyunsaturated fatty acid/polyketide biosynthesis protein, which produces MTAVVARAVSDVRSVLLDLDSPCWIVTDSGGVGATSDPAMAANTRVLSAVGPLAPQSMGDSAFRRFHGVRYSYAAGAMANGIASPDMVIALARAGYLASYGAAGVIPIRIDAALNTIRQALGNTPFACNLIHSPTEPALEKAIVDACLRNAVTCIEASAFMDLTPQLVRYRVSGLALGRDGRVETRHRVVAKVSRAEVAEHFLRPAPAKLLRALLDSGDITADQAQWAEHIPMADDITAEADSGGHTDRRPLTVLLPDLIMLRDRLARERPGRTEVRIGAAGGIGTPQAVAAAFAMGAAYVVTGSINQSSVEADQSDTTKALLASSGVADCTMAPSSDMFELGVQVQVLRRGTMFAARAHRLYETYREYDGIESIPAVRRAELEKSIFARPLDDVWAGCVDYFTERDPGQLAGAERDPKRKMALIFRWYLGLSSGWSIRGESDRTADYQIWCGPAMGAFNSWVAGTHLAAPTNRRVADIAHHMMFGGAYATRVASLRSAGVRLPARAAHYVPEPQR; this is translated from the coding sequence ATGACCGCCGTGGTGGCACGGGCGGTGAGCGACGTGCGTTCGGTTCTGCTCGACCTCGACTCGCCGTGCTGGATCGTCACCGATTCAGGCGGAGTCGGCGCAACGTCGGACCCGGCGATGGCAGCGAATACCAGGGTGCTCAGCGCAGTCGGCCCTCTCGCGCCACAATCTATGGGAGACAGCGCGTTCCGCCGATTCCACGGTGTGCGGTACTCGTACGCAGCCGGAGCGATGGCCAACGGTATCGCGTCACCGGACATGGTGATCGCGCTCGCGCGGGCAGGCTACCTCGCGTCCTACGGCGCCGCAGGGGTGATTCCCATCCGCATCGATGCGGCGCTGAACACTATTCGGCAGGCCCTCGGCAACACCCCGTTCGCATGCAATCTCATCCACAGTCCCACCGAACCCGCGCTCGAGAAGGCCATCGTCGACGCGTGCCTCAGGAATGCGGTGACGTGTATCGAAGCGTCGGCTTTCATGGATCTGACCCCGCAACTCGTGCGCTACCGAGTCAGCGGCTTGGCGCTCGGCCGTGATGGCCGTGTCGAGACGCGACATCGGGTGGTCGCGAAGGTGTCCAGAGCAGAAGTAGCCGAGCATTTCCTCCGGCCGGCGCCCGCGAAACTGCTTCGGGCATTGCTCGACTCCGGTGATATCACCGCCGACCAGGCGCAGTGGGCGGAGCACATTCCGATGGCCGATGACATTACCGCCGAGGCCGATTCGGGCGGTCACACCGACCGGCGTCCACTGACAGTTCTCCTTCCCGATCTGATCATGCTGCGCGATCGACTCGCTCGCGAACGACCCGGTCGAACGGAAGTGCGGATCGGCGCAGCCGGTGGCATCGGCACTCCCCAGGCGGTGGCGGCTGCGTTCGCGATGGGCGCCGCGTACGTGGTGACCGGCTCGATCAACCAGTCGTCGGTGGAAGCCGATCAGTCGGACACGACGAAGGCGCTCCTGGCGTCGTCCGGGGTCGCGGACTGCACGATGGCACCGTCGTCGGACATGTTCGAGCTCGGTGTACAGGTCCAGGTGCTGCGGCGCGGAACGATGTTCGCTGCACGCGCACACCGGCTGTACGAGACATACCGCGAATACGACGGCATCGAGTCGATCCCCGCCGTACGCCGCGCCGAACTCGAGAAGTCGATCTTCGCGCGACCGCTCGACGACGTGTGGGCGGGATGCGTCGACTACTTCACCGAACGCGACCCGGGCCAGCTCGCCGGCGCCGAACGTGACCCGAAGCGCAAGATGGCGCTGATCTTTCGGTGGTACCTAGGATTGTCGTCGGGGTGGAGCATCCGTGGAGAATCCGATCGCACGGCCGACTATCAGATTTGGTGCGGGCCTGCGATGGGTGCGTTCAACAGCTGGGTTGCCGGTACGCATCTCGCCGCACCGACGAATCGTCGGGTCGCGGACATCGCGCACCACATGATGTTCGGGGGTGCGTACGCCACCCGTGTGGCGTCACTGCGCAGCGCGGGGGTTCGCTTGCCTGCCCGTGCCGCTCACTACGTGCCGGAGCCGCAACGATGA